The sequence GCAAACCAAAGACTCTGCGAAGCCCGATGCCCCGTCAGGGGCCCCCTCCATTCCCCTCCTCTGATATTCTCTCACCACACAGGTGATCGCCGACCCGGCGCCACACCGTCCAGAGAGTTAACCTTGCGAGGTGATTCGCAGGCCTGCCGATTCGATCTTCAGCGCCTGAGCATGTGGCGGCCCACGCCTTCTGCATGTGATGAGGCGTCCCCTATGCATGTGGAAGCGTCTCAAAATGGGACCTCCGGACGAGGTTGGGCGAGGGATTCTGCCTCCGGCGATTGCGCCCGCAGCCGCTCCGATTATACTGAATACTTCCCGTTTAATTTTATTCATCGTTAAAAATTACTGAGAACCCCTAGTCACGCAGAGTCATTCCAAATAAAAATGCGAGACATACTTGTGGTATAAGAAAGTAAATAATTCGACTTGTTAAGGTTAATGGCGAAATTGTACTTCAAAAATACAGAAACTTTTTGGATGGATGCGCGAATTAGTATTGCATAACTCTTGTCGCTGCCAGACAATGCTAGGCGTCAACACCAACAAGGAGACGCCATTTGAAAACTTGTAACCATCATCTTCCCAAGCAAACCGTGCATGAGCGGGACTGGCATTATACCGGCATCAAGCGCGCCAAAGTGCTTTCAGAAGCGCAGATCAACCAGGTGACCGATCACATCCGCAGGGTCAGCAATTCGCCGCTCAGCGACGAGCTCAAGTTCCTGCTGTCGGCTTATGCAGGCTTGCGAGCGTGTGAAATTGCCGGCCTGATGGTCGATGCACTGATCGTGTCGAATGAGCCCGGCGGTAGTCACATCGTTGTCGCCCGCAACCTGGCCAAGGGCGGACGTGAACGGATGATCCCCATGCATCCGAAAATCCTCGAATGTTTCAAGCGCTTCCGCCTGGCACATCCGACGATACCGTTTGTTTCGTTCTCGGCGCGCGGCAGAATTCGCCGTCAAAGCGCCGCAGCGGTGAAAACCTGGTTCCTGACGCTCTATCAGGACCTGGGTCTTCAGGGCTGCTCGAGTCATTCGGGGCGGCGCACTTTCATCACGGGGCTCGCCCGAAGTGCCAATCGCCATGGTAGCTCGATGCGCGACGTTCAGCTTCTGGCTGGCCACGCCCGGCTCGAGACGACTGCTGCCTACATAGAGCCAGCTCAGAATCTCTCGCGCCTCGTTGCCGCCCTCGGCACCGAGTGAGCCTGATCTAACCCACAACCGAAAAGGAAAACGAATGACATCCGCATCCCCCGATGCGGGCAGCGAGCCTGTGCGCGCTGCTTCCGCAGCCATCAATGAACCCAACACCCCCCCACAAAAAAGGAGTTCCTCTATGAATGCTTTTGAATTGCTCACCAGCAGCACGCCGGCGGCGATCGTCGATCGGCACGATATTCCGCCCCGGGCCGAACGGCTCGCCAAATGGCCGGAAGCCTATCGTGACGAACGCTTTGTGGACTGGCGCAAAGGACTGGCTCGCGGCAACGAGCATCTGTGGATGCACCAGTCCGAAGCCTTGGCGATGCTGAATTCTGCCAAGAACATTGTCATGGCCACCGGCACGGGTTCGGGCAAATCGCTCGTATTCCAGGCAGACACGCTCCTCCGACTGGTGACGAAACCGGATGCGACCATCCTCGCGCTTTATCCGGCCAAGGCCTTGGTCAGCGACCAGATGAAACGCTGGCGTGAAGCGTTGGGCCATGCTGGTATCGACGCTGCCATTGCCGCGGAAGTGCAGGGCGATATTCCGCCTGCTGACCGTGACGAATTGCTCAAGCGGGCACGAGTAATCGTGGCCACCGAAGACGTCGTCCACGCATGGTTGATGCGTACGCAGGCCGCACCGGCGGCGCAGCGCTTCATCCGCAACCTGGAACTCGTCATTATCGACGAAGCGCACAACCTCGAGGGCGTTTTCGGGAGCAATTGCGCTTTCCTGTTCCGTCGCCTGCGTGCCGCCCGGTCGCGCACTCTGACGGAGGCGGGTCTTCCACACTCGGAAATGCAGTTCATCGCAGCCAGTGCAACGATCGCAAATCCGGCCGCACACCTTGAGCGACTGACCGGCCTTCCCTTCGAAGTGATCGGCGAGGAGCACAACGGTGCGCCATGCGATGCCAAGACCTTGTTGCATATCGAAGGACCGGAATATGGTGCAGCCGCCGAAGCCAACCTGGCCGACCTTGTTGCCCGTATCGCGGGCCAGATCGCCCCCAATGCCTTGATTGCATTTGCCGACGGGCGCCAGTCTGTCGAGCGCGTTGCCACCACGATCGGCTCTGACGAAGTCGAACCGTTCCGCGCTGGATTCGAACTCCAGGACCGGTCTGCGATCACGGCCGGCATGCGTGATGGCACGTTGCGCGCCATCGTCGCCACCTCATCGCTCGAGCTCGGGATCGATGTGCCGCAGTTCAATCTCGGGCTGAACCTTGGTTTGCCGATGTCGAAGAAGGCGTTCCAACAGCGCGTCGGGCGCATCGGGCGTGCTGGACCGGGCGTCTTCGCGGTGATCGCTGAACCTTCTGCTTTCGCCAAGCTCGGCACGACTTTGCGAGAATTCTACGAAGGTGCACCCGAGACGTCCCCGCTCTACCTCGAAAATTCGATCATTCAGTACCAGAACGCGTGTTGCTTCCTCGAAGAGGCGGGCGGTGCTGAGCGTCAGCCGGCACTGCCGAGCGGGATTGCATGGCCCGAGGGGTTTGATCGGGCCTTCGCGATGGCGAAGCCCGGCGCGATCCGTCCTCGCGAGATCGAGCATGTGGCAAACTGTCATACGGGCTCGCCTCAAATCGACTTTCCCTTGAGGCGCATCGGCGATGGTCGGCTCGGGTTGCGCATTCACGGTGCCGGCGGCGATTTGCTTGGTACCATCGATGATGCCAAGGCGCTGCGTGAAGCCTGCCCCGGAAGCACTTACTACCACCGCAAGAAACTCTACAAGGTCGTCGAGTGGCGCACGACTGCATATGAGCGCTCGATCTACTTGCGGCCTATGCGGGCCGCTCCCCGCACGTCGGCAATCATGCGGACTGCGATCGGAGTTTCGCATGCATCATCCGAGTTGCAGGAAGGTCGGCTTCTGCAAGGTACCCATGGGTCCCTTGCCGAGGTACGGCTCCAGGTCACGGAATCGGTGGAGGGTTATCGCAGCGGCAAGGTCGATCTGCTCTATCGCGAGTTGAGCAAGAAAGACCGCCGTCTTTCCCGCAAGACCCGCAACTTCTCCACTACCGGCATTCTCATTCGCATCGACGAGCCGTGGTTTCGCGGGCGCAATGGTGCACCGGCGGATCTTCGCGACCAGGTCGGGCGCGCCCTTGCGGCAGTGCTGTTCCGCGAGTGCGGCATCGGACCTGGCGAGGTGCGCTGGGAGCACTCAGGTATCTCGATGTATGGCTTGGGTTCGGCTCAGCTTCTCGACGATGCCCTCGTCATCTTTGATGACCTTCCTGGTGGCTTGCGCCTTACCGCGCCGCTCTTCGCCGAGCTCGATCATTTCCTCGAGCGTCTGCGCCGCGGGGCAGAATTGGCTGGAGAAGAAGCGCTCCTTGATGAGATCACGGTCACCCGCCTCATGAATTGGAGCGACTCCCTCTCCATCACTTCGCCGGGGTCAGCCGAGACGCTTGATCTGCATGGGGGGCAGCGGCTCATCTATGCGCCGCATAGCAAGGTCAGCGTCCGCATTCGCGGCAACATCGTTGAACGTGAATTGCTGCACCATCAGCTTCTCGAAGTCGGAGGGGCGAAGCACTTGGTCTACTCCTACGAGGCCGGGCCGGGCGTCACCGGCGTCGTGTTTCACGATCAGATCGAGCCGATCGGGCACGAGTGGCGCCAGCTTATCTGGGACGAAGAAACCGACACTGTCGAGGAGATCGCAGCATGAGCGGACCCAAGTACATCGTGCCTCTCCTCCCTGTATCTCGAGGTGCTCGCCACGGGTCATTCCGGACTCGTCGTCGCAATCGCGCCGGCGTCTGGACGAAAAGGACGGGCTTTGACAGTACTTTGCGTCGTCCTGATGCGATCCGGCTCAAGCCGACCGCCAACGCATCGTCAAAGCTCGGTACTGTTTGCGATCCGCATGCCAAATGCGGGTTGCTGGCGCGCCATTGTGCCAAGATTTGTCCGAAAAGGCTTTCAGATACGCCGAAGCGGCACTGGCAGTGCCCAGTCGAGTCCAATTGGACGCTTGATCTGGTGGAGGCGCCCAATGACCGCTGATGACGAATTCTTCGCGGCCGTCTGTCGCCAGTTCGGACGCCCGGCTCCCTCGCCTCCACGGCGGGACGAAGTGCGGACCATCACGGCCGGGATTATCTCATCGCCCCGGATAGTGCTGGCTACTCTTCGCTGCGTACCCGGACGGGCACCGCGTGTCATTGATCAGGCGTCACGCAGCTTCGAGATCGATAACCGTTCGGCTAGTGCTGTGTTGCGCTTGTCGAACGACCTCGAGCGCTTTGTACGCCGCCAGGGCGTGTCCGAAATCTTTCTGCGTTCTCTTTCCGAACGTGGGAAATTCGCCGGCCACCCCCTGAACTTCAAGATCGAAGCCGTGCTGCAGATGATTTCCGATCTGCGTGTCACGTTTGTGAGCACTTTCTCCGTGGGCGCTTGGGTCAAACGCGACGAGCCCAAATTGCCTGACGGGGGCGAAAAGTGCAGCGCGCGTTGGGCTGAGAAGCAGCGGCTGGCAATCGAAACTGCGATGTTCGTTGCGGTTGAGCCTACGGCCCTCCGTAGTTTTTCCGACGGGAGCGGCAGCAATGACTGACGCTGCGCCGCGAAACAAGATCCGCCTCCGCTACGCGCCGAAAAGTGCCATCAGCCGCGCTGTTGAGGCTGTTCGCGCCAACGGCATCGACGTGGTGAGCGTCACCATGGGCGGTGACGGCTCGATCAAGCTCAGTGCGACTGACGACAAGATGCAGCTGCGCGAAACCCTGTTCGACACCCTCGACAGGGAGGGGCGCCTATGAAGGGTCTGCATTTTGTACGGTATTGGCGAAAGGACAGCGTACCGCGCTGGTATATCTACGCGTGGCGTGGCGGGCCGCTGATCGGGAAATTCGATCAACGCAACAAGCCCCGGCTTACGCGGAAAGAGCTTGAACTGGCCTTCGCGGCAATCGACGCAAAAAGGGTGGCGGAACCGACCTTGTTGCGTTCGCTCATCCGGGAATGGCGGTCATGCGACCCGTCGCGGCCCTCAAGCCCTGAGTGGTCGGCGCTCGCTCCTGGCACAAAACGCACGTGGGGCGGAGCACTCGATCAGATCGAGCAGAAGTGGGGTGATACGCCACTTGAGGTATGGAGCGATCCGCGGATGGTCAGCAAGGTTGTGGCGTGGCGTGACAGCCGTGCTGCAACGCCGCGCGGCGCGGACATCGGGATTACCGTGTTGCGCTCCCTCCTCGAATTCGGGCGGATACGCGGACGCGTTGCGGTCAACGTCGCCACAGGAATCCCGACCCTTTATCGCAATGGGCAGCGCGCTGCGATCGTGTGGACCGAGGAAGACATGGTCGAGTTCGGCAAGACGGCAAGAACCCTTGAACGCGAGCAGCTCAATGACGGACTGCGCTTGGCCGCATTGACTGGCTTGCGGCGGGAAGATTTGGTCACGCTGACTTGGGCCGAAGTTCACGATCATGCCATCGTCAAGGTGGCGAAGAAGCGTAGCAAGGGAAAACGTCGGCAGGTGACGATGCCCCGCATTCCCGAGCTCGATGCCTTGCTCGCGGAATTGCGGACACGACATCGCAAGCCCGGCGTCGAGACCGTCTTGGTCAACAGTTTCGGCGACGCGTGGTCTGTCAGTGGGTTCGGGGGAAGTTTCAACCGCATCCGCGACGAAGCCAAGATCGAATACACGGATGAAGAGACGGGCGAGCGCAAGGGCAAGCATCTGCACGATGTTCGCGGGACCTTCTGCACGAAGCTCCTGACCCAGACAGATCTGACCGACCGTGAGGTCGCAGATATCATGGGCTGGGCGCCGGACCGCGTCGCGTCAATCAAGCGCGTCTACGTCGATCAAACCAAGGTTGTCCGTGCGCTGGGCGAACGGATTTCCAGAGCAAACCAACAGAACAAGGAGAATGAGGAATGAATGTTGAAGAACGAGCACAACACATCATCCGGGACCTTATCGCATTGCCGCGAGAGGCATGGGAGCGTTCCGTGCAGGGCGGGCAGGTAACGTTCTACGTCAAGGGAATGGGCCTTCAGATCCTTTACTTTTCGCAGGGGTGGATTGACCCGACGGCCGACCACCCGCTTAGGGAGGAAGCGCTGGAGCTCTATCGAGCTCGGCTAGGGGATTGCTCCACTGCATTGGAGATATGGGATGAGAATGAGGAGATCGCTTGCCTGCTTCGTTGGACGTCCATCAATGAAATCGAGGTGATCGAATACAATCACGGGACATGGGAAGTCATGGCATTTGGGTTGCCGGCAACCGATCCGGCGTATCAGCCGGTAGTGCACTGAATTAACTGTGCCATTCCCATTCGGGGCATTTCGCGATCTCTTTGATGCAAGTTCCTGCCGAGCAAGCCGCCATGACGGTGCCAAATTGACTCGTGATTACCGTCCTTGTTCATGGCCGTCATTCTAACGGCAATGGTTAGCTTAGGAGGCGCTTAGAAAGCATTTGAATTCTGGCAAGTTGGGCCTGCACCAATCCTTAATTTGCACCGATGGGCGCAGACGGCAGATGCATAGCGCCCCTGATGGTCCGTTGATCACGCGGTAAGGCTAGCAGTTTCCATCTCAGCACATGCAATTTCCTATTCTTATTAGTATTTTATGCAGTACGGGGTAGGCGTAGTGGTATCAGGGCACGGTGCCTTGGTATCTGTAGTCAGGGGAGCCAGCGAGTGGAACGTATCTCCAGCCACGCGATAGACAATCAAACTGTCGACGGATGCAAACCGATCGCGCTCAA is a genomic window of Novosphingobium sp. MMS21-SN21R containing:
- a CDS encoding tyrosine-type recombinase/integrase, with the protein product MKGLHFVRYWRKDSVPRWYIYAWRGGPLIGKFDQRNKPRLTRKELELAFAAIDAKRVAEPTLLRSLIREWRSCDPSRPSSPEWSALAPGTKRTWGGALDQIEQKWGDTPLEVWSDPRMVSKVVAWRDSRAATPRGADIGITVLRSLLEFGRIRGRVAVNVATGIPTLYRNGQRAAIVWTEEDMVEFGKTARTLEREQLNDGLRLAALTGLRREDLVTLTWAEVHDHAIVKVAKKRSKGKRRQVTMPRIPELDALLAELRTRHRKPGVETVLVNSFGDAWSVSGFGGSFNRIRDEAKIEYTDEETGERKGKHLHDVRGTFCTKLLTQTDLTDREVADIMGWAPDRVASIKRVYVDQTKVVRALGERISRANQQNKENEE
- a CDS encoding site-specific integrase translates to MKTCNHHLPKQTVHERDWHYTGIKRAKVLSEAQINQVTDHIRRVSNSPLSDELKFLLSAYAGLRACEIAGLMVDALIVSNEPGGSHIVVARNLAKGGRERMIPMHPKILECFKRFRLAHPTIPFVSFSARGRIRRQSAAAVKTWFLTLYQDLGLQGCSSHSGRRTFITGLARSANRHGSSMRDVQLLAGHARLETTAAYIEPAQNLSRLVAALGTE
- a CDS encoding DUF3010 family protein, with the protein product MTADDEFFAAVCRQFGRPAPSPPRRDEVRTITAGIISSPRIVLATLRCVPGRAPRVIDQASRSFEIDNRSASAVLRLSNDLERFVRRQGVSEIFLRSLSERGKFAGHPLNFKIEAVLQMISDLRVTFVSTFSVGAWVKRDEPKLPDGGEKCSARWAEKQRLAIETAMFVAVEPTALRSFSDGSGSND
- a CDS encoding DEAD/DEAH box helicase, yielding MRAASAAINEPNTPPQKRSSSMNAFELLTSSTPAAIVDRHDIPPRAERLAKWPEAYRDERFVDWRKGLARGNEHLWMHQSEALAMLNSAKNIVMATGTGSGKSLVFQADTLLRLVTKPDATILALYPAKALVSDQMKRWREALGHAGIDAAIAAEVQGDIPPADRDELLKRARVIVATEDVVHAWLMRTQAAPAAQRFIRNLELVIIDEAHNLEGVFGSNCAFLFRRLRAARSRTLTEAGLPHSEMQFIAASATIANPAAHLERLTGLPFEVIGEEHNGAPCDAKTLLHIEGPEYGAAAEANLADLVARIAGQIAPNALIAFADGRQSVERVATTIGSDEVEPFRAGFELQDRSAITAGMRDGTLRAIVATSSLELGIDVPQFNLGLNLGLPMSKKAFQQRVGRIGRAGPGVFAVIAEPSAFAKLGTTLREFYEGAPETSPLYLENSIIQYQNACCFLEEAGGAERQPALPSGIAWPEGFDRAFAMAKPGAIRPREIEHVANCHTGSPQIDFPLRRIGDGRLGLRIHGAGGDLLGTIDDAKALREACPGSTYYHRKKLYKVVEWRTTAYERSIYLRPMRAAPRTSAIMRTAIGVSHASSELQEGRLLQGTHGSLAEVRLQVTESVEGYRSGKVDLLYRELSKKDRRLSRKTRNFSTTGILIRIDEPWFRGRNGAPADLRDQVGRALAAVLFRECGIGPGEVRWEHSGISMYGLGSAQLLDDALVIFDDLPGGLRLTAPLFAELDHFLERLRRGAELAGEEALLDEITVTRLMNWSDSLSITSPGSAETLDLHGGQRLIYAPHSKVSVRIRGNIVERELLHHQLLEVGGAKHLVYSYEAGPGVTGVVFHDQIEPIGHEWRQLIWDEETDTVEEIAA